In a genomic window of uncultured Flavobacterium sp.:
- a CDS encoding DUF1223 domain-containing protein has product MKKIKLLTLLLLFIGRMAFSQNNPEQKATKGFALLELYTSEGCSSCPPADELMGRIQNEYKDDNVYVLAYQVDYWDKQGWKDIFSNPDYTKRQYEYAKFLGKEPIYTPQVIVNGKADYIASQETIVRNAIKNALSKPAVANISLEAVENNNTLAVNYNVEGTSKNSQLLIAVVQKSAKSNVKRGENAHRILSHYQIVHHLHTVNLNRDRSGIAILHLPKDFNTKDFEVLGFIQDSKTGSILGVNKANFQVPSL; this is encoded by the coding sequence ATGAAAAAAATAAAATTATTAACCTTATTACTGCTATTTATCGGAAGAATGGCTTTTAGCCAAAACAATCCTGAGCAGAAAGCAACAAAAGGTTTTGCTTTATTAGAATTATATACTTCCGAAGGATGTTCGAGTTGTCCTCCGGCAGATGAATTAATGGGAAGAATCCAAAACGAATATAAAGACGATAACGTCTATGTTTTGGCATATCAGGTAGATTATTGGGATAAACAAGGCTGGAAAGACATCTTTAGCAATCCTGATTATACCAAAAGACAATACGAATACGCAAAATTCCTCGGAAAAGAACCAATCTATACACCACAAGTAATCGTAAATGGCAAAGCAGATTATATTGCTTCACAAGAAACTATTGTGAGAAACGCTATTAAAAATGCACTTTCTAAACCTGCTGTTGCTAATATATCATTAGAAGCTGTAGAAAACAATAATACACTTGCAGTAAATTATAATGTAGAAGGAACTTCAAAAAACAGTCAGTTATTGATTGCAGTAGTTCAAAAATCAGCCAAAAGCAATGTAAAAAGAGGAGAGAATGCACATCGTATTTTATCACACTATCAAATTGTTCATCATTTGCATACTGTAAATTTAAACAGAGACAGATCCGGAATAGCGATACTTCATTTACCTAAAGATTTTAATACAAAAGATTTTGAAGTACTTGGGTTTATTCAAGATTCAAAGACCGGAAGTATTTTGGGCGTAAACAAAGCAAATTTTCAAGTTCCTTCCTTATAA
- a CDS encoding alpha/beta hydrolase has protein sequence MKTILKIKNSFTNAVLLIAFLLVNAVAIAQTEKQESSLGTLKQINAGLLNVGYTEAGPSNGTPVILLHGWPYDIHSYNEVVPILVSKGYRVITPYLRGSGTTRFLSKDTFRNGQQAALATDIIALMDALKIDKAIIGGFDWGARTAVVMAALWPERLQGLVSVSGYLVVNLDANLKPLPPKAELGWWYQYYFATERGKAGYAQNTYEFNKQIWQIASPLWNFDKATYDQTAQSFDNPDHVAIVIHNYRWRQSLEAGESKYDSLEKRLATRPAIKVPTITIASDFDGAYADGKAYADKFTGKYAHRILKGIGHNVPQEDPKAFAQAIIDVDAFGKK, from the coding sequence ATGAAAACGATATTAAAAATCAAAAACAGTTTTACAAATGCAGTTTTATTAATTGCCTTCCTTTTAGTAAATGCAGTAGCAATTGCCCAAACAGAAAAACAAGAAAGTTCACTAGGAACTTTAAAACAAATCAACGCAGGATTATTAAATGTGGGTTACACAGAAGCAGGACCTTCAAATGGAACTCCGGTAATTTTGCTTCACGGTTGGCCTTACGATATTCACAGTTATAACGAAGTCGTTCCAATTTTAGTTTCAAAAGGCTATAGAGTAATCACACCATATTTAAGAGGATCAGGAACAACTCGTTTCCTTTCAAAAGATACCTTTAGAAACGGACAACAAGCAGCATTAGCAACTGATATTATTGCCTTGATGGACGCACTTAAAATTGACAAAGCCATAATTGGCGGTTTTGACTGGGGCGCAAGAACGGCAGTTGTAATGGCAGCACTTTGGCCAGAACGTTTACAAGGACTAGTTTCGGTAAGTGGTTATTTGGTTGTAAATCTTGATGCCAACTTAAAACCATTACCTCCAAAAGCAGAATTGGGATGGTGGTACCAATATTACTTTGCAACCGAAAGAGGAAAAGCAGGTTACGCACAAAACACTTACGAATTCAACAAACAAATCTGGCAAATAGCATCTCCATTATGGAATTTTGACAAAGCCACTTACGATCAAACCGCACAATCTTTTGATAATCCGGATCACGTAGCAATTGTAATTCATAACTACAGATGGCGTCAATCGCTAGAAGCAGGAGAATCTAAATACGATAGTTTAGAAAAACGCTTAGCAACAAGACCAGCAATAAAAGTTCCTACGATTACAATAGCAAGCGACTTTGACGGCGCTTACGCAGATGGAAAAGCCTACGCAGATAAATTCACAGGAAAATATGCCCACAGAATCCTAAAAGGCATCGGACATAATGTACCACAAGAAGACCCAAAAGCTTTCGCCCAAGCAATTATAGACGTAGACGCTTTTGGAAAAAAATAA
- a CDS encoding organic hydroperoxide resistance protein codes for MENNNIFQVEKVLYTGKTHTTGGREGVSKSSDDQLNIKLSSPGSSRPGTNPEQLFAAGWSACFIGAMGIAASKLNIKLPADTAVDTEVDLCLTDGAYSLQARLNISLPGLDPETAKAVAHEAHQTCPYSKATRGNINVEINIL; via the coding sequence ATGGAAAACAACAACATCTTTCAAGTAGAAAAAGTATTATACACAGGAAAAACGCACACTACTGGTGGTCGCGAAGGAGTATCAAAAAGCTCAGACGATCAATTGAATATTAAACTAAGTTCACCGGGATCTTCACGTCCGGGGACAAATCCAGAGCAGCTTTTTGCAGCGGGATGGTCAGCATGTTTTATTGGCGCAATGGGAATTGCAGCTTCAAAACTAAACATTAAATTGCCTGCTGATACTGCCGTAGATACCGAAGTAGATTTATGCCTAACAGATGGAGCTTATTCATTACAGGCACGTTTGAATATCAGTCTTCCCGGTTTAGATCCTGAAACAGCCAAAGCTGTGGCTCATGAAGCGCATCAGACTTGTCCTTATTCTAAAGCAACAAGAGGAAACATTAATGTAGAAATTAATATCCTATAA
- a CDS encoding cupin domain-containing protein: MKTNKNFSLYTIAMFLFMAFASNNASAQQSGIKRTDLQKHDLSIPGREAVQARIDFDAHSAFGKHYHPGEEIIYVLEGTLEYEVEGKGTVTLKAGEVLFIPAGIVHSAKNNTNAKASELATYVVEKGKPILVLKK; the protein is encoded by the coding sequence ATGAAAACAAATAAAAACTTCAGCTTATATACAATTGCAATGTTCCTTTTTATGGCTTTTGCTTCAAATAATGCTTCGGCACAACAATCAGGAATAAAACGTACCGATTTACAAAAACACGATCTAAGTATTCCTGGAAGAGAAGCCGTTCAGGCAAGAATTGATTTTGATGCACATTCCGCTTTTGGAAAACATTATCATCCAGGCGAAGAAATCATTTATGTATTAGAAGGCACATTAGAATATGAAGTAGAAGGTAAGGGAACCGTAACGTTAAAAGCAGGAGAAGTTTTGTTTATTCCCGCAGGAATAGTTCATTCGGCAAAAAATAATACAAACGCAAAAGCTTCTGAATTGGCAACGTATGTTGTAGAGAAAGGTAAACCAATTTTAGTTCTGAAGAAATAG